A single window of Candidatus Flexicrinis affinis DNA harbors:
- a CDS encoding ABC transporter permease: MSANVAFQPVEESGWRTGFANVLRREHREWWRTRRWWINVLIWLAVINGIGAMMLATPTLGPDGEVAEQSEISADFAVQSALFNLVIMAGLFTVIGAIIVMQGSIIDEKKSGTAAWILSKPVSRTAFIVAKFTANAFALVVITTVIQWAVTYALFALRGHSLPVGPFVFGVALLALHLLFYTALTLALGTFFRDRGAVIAIPIVILFSAQFLIGNFPVLVSFSPWGLIFPAGADQPSVIQAMSGQPLTTFAPVIATAVLTVGLVALAIWRFRREEF; this comes from the coding sequence ATGTCCGCTAACGTCGCATTCCAACCCGTCGAAGAAAGCGGCTGGCGCACCGGCTTCGCCAACGTGCTGCGCCGCGAACACCGCGAGTGGTGGCGAACTCGCCGCTGGTGGATCAATGTCCTCATTTGGCTGGCTGTGATCAACGGCATCGGCGCCATGATGCTGGCGACGCCGACGCTTGGCCCGGATGGAGAGGTTGCGGAACAGTCGGAGATCTCGGCAGACTTTGCGGTTCAGAGCGCTCTGTTCAACCTTGTCATCATGGCCGGCCTGTTCACCGTGATCGGCGCCATCATCGTGATGCAAGGCTCGATCATCGATGAGAAGAAGAGCGGGACAGCGGCGTGGATCCTGTCGAAGCCGGTGTCGCGCACGGCGTTCATTGTCGCCAAGTTCACGGCCAATGCGTTCGCGCTGGTCGTAATCACCACGGTGATCCAGTGGGCCGTAACTTACGCGCTGTTCGCGCTGCGAGGACACTCGCTGCCGGTTGGTCCGTTCGTGTTCGGCGTTGCACTGCTTGCGCTGCATCTGTTGTTCTACACCGCCCTGACCTTGGCGCTGGGGACGTTCTTCCGCGACCGCGGCGCGGTGATCGCCATTCCGATCGTGATCTTGTTCAGCGCGCAGTTCCTGATCGGCAACTTCCCGGTGCTGGTGTCGTTCTCACCGTGGGGTCTGATCTTCCCGGCGGGTGCGGATCAACCCAGCGTCATTCAGGCGATGAGTGGTCAGCCTCTGACGACGTTCGCGCCTGTGATCGCGACGGCTGTACTCACCGTCGGCCTTGTTGCCCTAGCGATCTGGCGCTTCCGCCGCGAGGAGTTCTAA
- a CDS encoding ABC transporter ATP-binding protein, which produces MNDSTLVIETQNLTKTFKGVNAVQSLNLKVAKNSIFGFLGPNGAGKTTTIKLLLGLAQPTGGSGRVFGQDIVTESTEIRKRVGYLAQDPRYYEGMTARQTLRFTARFFYAGPQSAIEDRIEETLELVGLSTKADRPIRGFSGGERQRLGIAQAQINYPDLLILDEPAASLDPMGRHDVLEVMERLRKHTTIFYSTHILSDVQRVSDTVAILKQGQLIAQAPVETLLAGNEGVVYTLGLKGHVDGVHSARVSSQPWVASLNVVPNHNGHTTWQVAVNDEAAAESNLLRLVLDDPALTVTEFGRKKYDLEEVFMSMIGEEQHVR; this is translated from the coding sequence ATGAACGACAGTACGCTCGTTATCGAAACTCAGAATCTGACCAAGACGTTCAAGGGCGTCAACGCCGTGCAGTCGTTGAACCTGAAGGTCGCCAAGAACTCCATCTTTGGCTTCCTCGGGCCCAACGGCGCAGGCAAGACGACCACCATCAAGCTTCTATTGGGGCTGGCACAGCCGACCGGCGGCAGCGGGCGCGTGTTCGGTCAAGACATCGTCACCGAAAGCACGGAAATCCGCAAACGCGTCGGTTATCTGGCGCAAGACCCGCGTTACTACGAAGGCATGACCGCGCGCCAGACCCTGCGGTTCACCGCCCGCTTCTTCTACGCCGGTCCGCAATCCGCGATCGAAGACCGCATCGAAGAGACGCTCGAATTAGTCGGCCTGTCCACCAAGGCAGATCGACCGATCCGCGGCTTCTCGGGCGGCGAGCGCCAGCGGCTCGGTATCGCGCAGGCGCAGATCAACTACCCCGACCTGCTGATCCTCGACGAGCCGGCCGCCTCGCTCGACCCGATGGGCCGCCATGATGTGCTGGAGGTCATGGAGCGTCTGCGCAAACACACCACCATTTTCTACTCGACCCACATCCTGAGCGACGTTCAACGTGTCAGCGACACGGTCGCCATCCTGAAGCAGGGTCAACTGATCGCGCAGGCGCCGGTCGAGACACTGCTCGCCGGCAACGAGGGTGTGGTCTATACGCTTGGGCTGAAGGGTCATGTGGACGGCGTACACAGCGCGCGCGTCTCAAGCCAGCCGTGGGTGGCATCACTCAATGTCGTGCCCAACCACAATGGCCATACCACGTGGCAGGTCGCCGTGAATGACGAAGCCGCCGCCGAATCCAACCTGCTGCGGCTCGTGCTGGACGATCCAGCGCTGACCGTCACCGAGTTTGGCCGCAAGAAGTACGACCTCGAGGAAGTGTTCATGAGCATGATCGGAGAAGAACAGCATGTCCGCTAA
- a CDS encoding alpha/beta hydrolase — protein MTTVSSIQGRASTGQREQHRRGCLALVGRLAKWFGIVLLALMVLGAVYQVAATEADRRAFAPRGQLYDVGGYPMHLYCTGEGSPTVVLDAGAVGLSAWVQAEVAQTTRVCAFDRAGYGYSDARPEPRDALHRAAELHGLLAAAGIEPPYVLAGHSLGGLFSRVYQRQYPDEVAGLVLIDATHPDTFERQGESIQTMQAMASISSVAARVGLMRLVAGGSSFSLPESDNAALKAEMGTNQYWDSQRADLDAFEATLAQGRDSGALNDLPLAVLVALTYPEGPSRDTERALQVELAALSSNTVYEEIEGAGHNTLLTDKRYAAQVSEAIDAVVGAVRSGEPLVQ, from the coding sequence ATGACAACCGTATCATCGATCCAAGGACGCGCCTCTACCGGGCAGCGTGAACAGCACAGGCGGGGCTGCCTCGCGCTTGTCGGCCGTTTGGCCAAATGGTTCGGCATCGTCCTGCTGGCGCTCATGGTGCTGGGCGCAGTCTATCAGGTAGCGGCTACAGAGGCGGACCGGCGTGCCTTCGCGCCACGCGGCCAGCTCTATGATGTGGGCGGCTACCCGATGCACTTGTACTGCACAGGCGAAGGCAGCCCGACGGTCGTGCTTGACGCTGGCGCCGTGGGGCTTTCGGCGTGGGTGCAGGCCGAAGTCGCGCAAACAACCCGCGTCTGCGCGTTTGACCGCGCCGGTTATGGCTACAGCGATGCCAGACCAGAACCCCGCGATGCGCTGCACCGTGCCGCCGAATTGCATGGGCTGTTGGCCGCCGCTGGAATTGAGCCGCCCTATGTGCTGGCCGGCCACTCGCTGGGCGGTCTTTTCAGCCGCGTCTACCAGCGCCAGTACCCGGACGAGGTAGCCGGCTTGGTCCTGATCGACGCCACGCATCCCGATACGTTTGAGCGTCAGGGGGAATCGATCCAAACCATGCAGGCGATGGCGTCGATCAGCAGTGTCGCCGCCCGCGTCGGCCTGATGCGCTTGGTGGCCGGCGGGAGCAGCTTCAGCCTGCCTGAGTCGGACAACGCGGCGCTCAAAGCGGAGATGGGCACCAATCAGTACTGGGACAGCCAGCGCGCCGATCTGGACGCCTTCGAGGCGACCCTCGCGCAAGGCCGCGATTCCGGTGCGCTCAACGACCTACCCTTAGCTGTGCTGGTGGCCCTGACCTACCCGGAAGGTCCCTCCCGCGACACGGAGCGCGCGCTGCAAGTGGAACTCGCGGCGCTGTCAAGCAACACCGTGTATGAGGAGATCGAAGGCGCCGGCCACAATACCTTGCTGACCGACAAACGGTATGCGGCGCAGGTCAGCGAGGCGATCGATGCAGTGGTCGGGGCCGTGCGGTCGGGGGAGCCGCTGGTGCAGTAA
- a CDS encoding alpha/beta hydrolase, giving the protein MQPSTTLNPATESPRNTEAKRIAKIAKLLPVIGIALLVVVVLAAIAFAWVRVVMLIIGALIAGAAVIGGLYQAYAVRRDRRAHARPGVLADAGGFNLHLLVMGEDTGKPTVILEGGMAAFALNWHWAQTELAQDTRVVAYDRAGFGWSDTSPSRRDAQTCARELRAALSSAGITGPYVLAGWSFGGLVVRVFADLYPNEVVGLVLVDASHPDQWKHMPIPNADRILARMMRFQGELCRFGYGRVVKGAAKLITSGMPPDIAAPIVAHTALRSCWVTESQQAAAWNDHSRPQINTAKPLGDLPVMVLGVSEQPLFGDELTRLQDELMDLSSNSARRIVEGATHESLVARSEYAAQVSQSIRQVILAAQTGQPLASVQQAIQAEHQPVIRRGG; this is encoded by the coding sequence ATGCAGCCCTCAACAACTCTGAACCCGGCCACTGAGTCACCGCGCAATACAGAGGCGAAACGCATCGCCAAGATCGCTAAGCTGCTCCCGGTTATCGGTATCGCTCTGCTCGTCGTCGTCGTCCTCGCCGCGATTGCGTTCGCGTGGGTGCGGGTCGTCATGCTGATCATCGGCGCCCTCATCGCCGGTGCGGCGGTGATCGGCGGTCTGTATCAGGCCTACGCCGTGCGCCGCGATCGCCGCGCGCATGCACGCCCCGGCGTCCTCGCCGATGCCGGAGGCTTCAATCTTCATCTGTTGGTCATGGGTGAAGACACCGGCAAGCCGACTGTCATTCTCGAAGGCGGCATGGCAGCCTTCGCGCTGAACTGGCACTGGGCGCAGACCGAACTGGCCCAAGATACGCGCGTTGTTGCGTATGACCGGGCCGGGTTCGGCTGGAGCGATACCAGCCCCAGCCGCCGCGACGCTCAGACCTGTGCGCGCGAGCTTCGCGCCGCCTTGTCCAGCGCGGGGATCACCGGGCCTTATGTGTTGGCAGGCTGGTCCTTCGGCGGGCTGGTCGTTCGGGTCTTTGCCGATCTGTACCCGAACGAGGTCGTCGGGCTTGTACTGGTCGATGCCTCACACCCGGATCAGTGGAAGCACATGCCCATCCCGAACGCCGATCGGATTCTGGCGCGCATGATGCGGTTTCAGGGCGAGCTCTGCCGGTTCGGTTACGGCCGTGTGGTCAAAGGCGCGGCCAAGTTGATCACGTCCGGTATGCCGCCGGACATCGCTGCGCCCATCGTCGCGCACACTGCGCTCCGCAGCTGCTGGGTGACGGAGTCGCAGCAGGCCGCCGCGTGGAACGACCACAGCCGGCCACAAATCAACACCGCAAAGCCGCTCGGCGACCTGCCGGTCATGGTGTTGGGTGTCAGCGAACAGCCTCTGTTCGGCGATGAACTTACCCGCTTGCAAGACGAGTTGATGGACCTTTCCTCGAACAGTGCCCGTCGCATTGTCGAGGGCGCAACACACGAGTCGTTGGTGGCCAGAAGCGAGTACGCCGCACAGGTCAGCCAGTCCATCCGTCAGGTCATTCTCGCCGCGCAGACCGGTCAACCGCTGGCCTCGGTTCAGCAAGCGATTCAAGCCGAGCATCAGCCCGTAATCCGCAGAGGAGGTTGA
- a CDS encoding RDD family protein, whose protein sequence is MSTEFAERTTYELADLEQRVFAWLIDGAILSIISGAGVATAHGVGFGAGLLIGFIYTWFFLTRNNGQTPGKVFMKIRVIKTDGTPIGDADAVLRHIGMIVNYVSVVGGLWAFIDHDRQGLHDKMAQTYVVKTT, encoded by the coding sequence ATGTCCACTGAATTCGCTGAACGTACGACCTACGAGCTGGCCGACCTTGAGCAACGCGTGTTTGCATGGCTCATCGACGGCGCAATCCTGTCCATTATCTCGGGCGCCGGCGTGGCGACTGCCCACGGCGTCGGCTTCGGGGCAGGCCTCCTGATCGGCTTCATCTATACGTGGTTCTTCCTGACACGCAACAACGGGCAGACGCCCGGCAAGGTGTTCATGAAGATTCGCGTGATTAAGACGGACGGCACACCGATTGGTGATGCCGACGCCGTCCTTCGCCACATCGGGATGATCGTCAACTATGTCAGCGTCGTCGGCGGGCTGTGGGCGTTCATCGACCACGATCGGCAGGGCTTGCACGACAAGATGGCCCAAACCTACGTCGTCAAAACCACCTAA
- a CDS encoding alpha/beta hydrolase — MTAMTQRHESSVPAIVTPRKRGCLAAILRVFKWLGIIVVALIILGVGYQTIATEADKGKYAPRGQLYTVNGRQIHLNCAGEGSPTVILEAGATAESLWWYWVQRQLAQHTRVCAYDRAGLGWSEAAIGPRDPLIVVEELHALLQTAGVAGPYVVAGHSFGAVWARNFATQYPQDVIGIVLVDSTVIPADSDYPSWKSFNDVVQGVLWVMTRTGVMRVATSGTFLASGYPSEIAQELSTRQALNQTLDATYAETITAMPAFIEAEPTAKNLRDLPLIVLWAGAGPMTGGHMAQVRDETANYSSNSVTRIVDGADHGSILGNELYAQQVTDAILDVIRAVETGDPLQQ; from the coding sequence ATGACTGCCATGACACAGCGACATGAAAGCTCAGTACCAGCAATAGTTACTCCGCGCAAACGGGGCTGCCTCGCCGCAATACTACGTGTGTTCAAGTGGCTCGGCATCATCGTAGTGGCGCTCATCATCTTGGGCGTGGGCTATCAGACGATCGCTACGGAAGCAGACAAAGGCAAGTACGCTCCGCGCGGTCAACTCTACACAGTGAACGGCCGCCAGATTCACCTCAACTGTGCGGGCGAAGGAAGTCCGACCGTAATTCTGGAAGCAGGCGCAACGGCCGAGTCTCTGTGGTGGTATTGGGTGCAGCGCCAGCTTGCCCAACACACACGAGTGTGCGCCTACGACCGCGCTGGCTTAGGTTGGAGCGAGGCGGCGATTGGGCCGCGTGACCCGCTGATCGTGGTAGAAGAGCTCCACGCTCTACTCCAAACCGCCGGCGTCGCTGGACCGTATGTGGTCGCGGGCCACTCGTTCGGCGCGGTCTGGGCACGCAACTTTGCGACTCAATACCCGCAGGACGTTATCGGCATTGTCCTCGTCGACAGCACCGTGATTCCTGCCGACAGCGACTATCCAAGTTGGAAGTCCTTCAACGATGTGGTTCAGGGCGTGCTCTGGGTGATGACTCGGACAGGCGTGATGCGCGTCGCTACTTCGGGCACGTTTCTTGCAAGCGGATACCCGTCAGAGATCGCTCAGGAGCTGTCAACCCGGCAGGCACTCAACCAAACCCTCGACGCCACGTATGCCGAGACGATAACCGCCATGCCAGCATTCATCGAGGCCGAGCCGACTGCGAAGAACTTGCGTGATCTGCCTCTGATCGTGCTTTGGGCGGGGGCAGGTCCGATGACCGGAGGACACATGGCTCAGGTCCGCGACGAGACGGCGAATTACTCGTCTAACAGCGTGACCCGGATTGTCGATGGTGCAGACCACGGATCGATCCTCGGCAATGAGCTCTACGCCCAACAAGTGACGGACGCCATTTTGGACGTCATCAGGGCCGTAGAGACGGGCGATCCCCTTCAGCAGTGA
- a CDS encoding DUF5110 domain-containing protein: protein MSEQFAFHARPVANPAMTVTFGSARFTVLTERVIRLEYDPNGRFEDRASQTVWFRHQPEVPFSAHESDDALRIETASLVLHYSGDKPFSSDNLALTVKATGVQWKPGSVDIDNLKGTTRTLDMVHGSAPLTDGIVSRSGWHLLDDSATLVLNADNWLEPRASSGTDWYFFAYGHDYKAALRDYCAISGAMPLIPRWILGNWWSRFHAYTQAELTDLIRNFEQHDLPLSVCIIDMDWHITKTGNESSGWTGYTWNRDLFSDPQAMIDFLHSKGLRTALNLHPADGIHNHEAQYRAMAARMGIDPDSGKPVPFDITDPTFVRAYFELLHHPYEAMGVDFWWLDWQQGLTCKIPGLDPLWLINHLHYLDMARDTTRRPFIFSRWGNEGHQRYPIGFSGDSYMTWESLRFQPYLTATASNVAYGWWSHDIGGHISGNGDTELFARWVQFGVFSPVLRIHTTKGEFYDQRPWAFESADIRETLRESLQLRHALIPYIYTMARRAQSESLPLLLPMYYEYPEANEAYACPQQYLFGSELIAAPFVDPIDPDTNRARQVVWLPPGDWYRFDTGEHVPGNRWHVVYGALRDIPVFARAGAIVPMGPKGGSGGIGNPRDLHIHVFAGADGEFTLYEDDGASLAYRDGAFAETKIRQTVTGDGLTVTIDAARGDLTVLPAERRITLHVHGVTAADAAALADGVHVPSDSVYDPDREMLTVSTAPVTPAQTLVVRLSAGGRTFLSRRDRTRETVFDLLRAFRLHTGVRNRLADLLDSPNPDPAKIAPYTITMRDSQVRALCEVLYDAGIHYVPDTHHPTLLVLWNNRDDQGITYRYGDAYLWFGGVNTSHEHGTAPRFKAFAPRIQTWRHGSIGEHVRRTQWSLQVGYHQWAATVEAYREDAP, encoded by the coding sequence ATGTCGGAGCAGTTCGCATTTCACGCAAGGCCGGTTGCCAATCCGGCGATGACGGTAACCTTCGGCAGCGCGCGCTTTACTGTGCTGACCGAACGGGTCATCCGGTTGGAGTATGATCCGAACGGCCGGTTCGAAGACCGCGCCAGCCAAACCGTATGGTTCCGCCATCAGCCGGAGGTGCCGTTTTCAGCCCATGAATCCGACGACGCATTGCGTATCGAAACAGCGTCACTCGTTTTGCATTACTCGGGTGACAAGCCGTTCTCGTCCGACAACCTGGCCCTGACCGTCAAGGCAACCGGAGTTCAGTGGAAGCCCGGCTCGGTCGACATCGACAACCTCAAAGGTACGACACGTACGCTAGATATGGTCCACGGCAGCGCACCGTTGACGGACGGAATCGTATCGCGGTCGGGGTGGCACCTGCTCGATGACAGCGCGACGCTGGTGTTAAACGCCGACAACTGGCTCGAACCGCGGGCCAGCTCGGGCACGGACTGGTACTTCTTCGCCTACGGCCACGACTACAAGGCCGCCCTGCGCGATTACTGCGCCATCAGCGGCGCAATGCCGTTGATCCCGCGCTGGATCCTCGGTAACTGGTGGAGCCGCTTCCATGCCTACACACAGGCCGAGCTCACCGACCTCATTCGCAACTTTGAACAGCACGACCTCCCGCTGTCGGTATGCATCATCGACATGGACTGGCACATCACGAAGACGGGGAACGAGAGTTCGGGCTGGACCGGCTATACATGGAACCGCGACTTGTTCTCCGACCCACAGGCGATGATCGACTTCCTGCATAGCAAGGGGCTGCGAACGGCGCTCAACCTGCACCCCGCCGACGGTATCCACAATCACGAAGCGCAGTACCGCGCGATGGCAGCGCGGATGGGCATCGACCCCGACTCCGGCAAGCCCGTCCCGTTCGACATCACCGACCCGACATTCGTGCGGGCCTATTTCGAGCTGCTGCACCATCCGTACGAGGCGATGGGCGTGGACTTCTGGTGGCTGGACTGGCAGCAGGGTCTGACCTGCAAGATCCCCGGGCTTGACCCCCTGTGGCTGATCAATCACCTGCACTACCTCGACATGGCGCGCGACACCACCCGGCGTCCGTTCATCTTCTCGCGCTGGGGCAACGAGGGCCATCAACGCTACCCGATTGGCTTTTCGGGCGACAGCTACATGACGTGGGAGTCCCTGCGCTTCCAACCCTACCTCACGGCGACGGCCTCGAACGTCGCCTACGGGTGGTGGAGCCACGACATCGGCGGGCACATCAGCGGCAACGGCGATACCGAGCTGTTCGCACGCTGGGTGCAGTTCGGCGTGTTCAGCCCGGTCCTGCGCATTCATACCACCAAGGGTGAATTCTATGACCAACGGCCGTGGGCGTTCGAGAGCGCAGACATCCGCGAGACCCTTCGCGAATCGTTGCAGCTTCGCCACGCGCTGATTCCCTACATCTATACGATGGCGCGACGCGCGCAATCCGAGTCGCTCCCGCTGCTGCTGCCGATGTACTACGAGTATCCCGAGGCCAACGAGGCGTATGCCTGCCCGCAGCAGTACCTGTTCGGCAGCGAATTGATCGCCGCGCCATTCGTCGACCCGATTGACCCGGACACCAATCGGGCGCGTCAGGTCGTGTGGCTCCCGCCCGGCGACTGGTACCGCTTCGACACCGGCGAGCACGTTCCGGGCAATCGGTGGCACGTCGTCTATGGGGCGCTGCGCGACATCCCCGTTTTCGCACGCGCCGGGGCGATCGTCCCGATGGGGCCGAAGGGGGGCTCGGGCGGAATCGGCAACCCGCGCGACCTGCACATCCACGTGTTTGCCGGCGCAGATGGCGAATTCACCCTCTACGAAGACGACGGCGCATCGCTGGCATACCGTGACGGCGCGTTCGCCGAGACCAAGATCAGGCAGACAGTGACGGGCGACGGGCTGACTGTCACAATCGATGCCGCACGGGGCGACCTAACCGTGCTGCCGGCGGAACGTCGTATCACGCTGCACGTCCACGGCGTCACAGCCGCGGATGCCGCTGCGCTGGCCGATGGCGTGCATGTGCCGTCGGACTCGGTGTACGACCCCGATCGGGAGATGCTCACCGTATCGACTGCCCCGGTTACGCCGGCACAGACGTTGGTTGTGCGGTTGTCCGCCGGCGGGCGCACCTTCCTATCGCGCCGCGACCGCACCCGCGAGACCGTTTTCGACTTGCTGCGCGCGTTCCGCCTGCATACCGGCGTCCGCAACCGGCTCGCCGACTTGCTCGACTCCCCAAACCCGGACCCCGCCAAGATCGCGCCATACACCATCACCATGCGCGACTCGCAGGTGCGTGCGCTGTGCGAAGTCCTGTACGACGCCGGAATTCACTACGTGCCGGACACGCATCATCCGACCCTGCTGGTCCTGTGGAACAATCGCGACGATCAGGGCATCACCTACCGCTACGGAGACGCTTACTTGTGGTTCGGCGGCGTGAACACGAGTCACGAGCATGGCACGGCACCGCGCTTCAAGGCGTTCGCGCCAAGAATCCAGACGTGGCGGCACGGCTCGATCGGTGAGCATGTGCGCCGAACGCAGTGGAGCCTGCAAGTGGGCTATCACCAGTGGGCGGCCACAGTGGAGGCCTATCGCGAGGACGCGCCCTGA
- a CDS encoding extracellular solute-binding protein: protein MVKVLRLLLVASLMLSGIAVAAQEDVTITVRCAANIAGGEGWRCDNFAAVEEQVEQELGINITLNLIQDNKAWADYKTEFVLAAEAGEAPDIVLSGHEDIGAWAAAGLIMPLDELIAQHEEFADVVPNLWASQTYDGVIYGIPQDAEARPIFYSKLLLADLGWSDEEIESLPERVRTGEFTFEDMLATAEEAVAEGVVEPGKGYFHRWGNGFDWLPYYLGNGGEIMTEDGQLVFDQDAALAAYELIGSFVKRGVTPETMIGTESSAIYAEFAPADNVMFYQGGTWQWADWARNYVADLGGNDYLLENVGLMLFPAMNDGVPLSLTHPLSYMISSGSEHPDVAIALLAAVTTPDANNRHAIDSFHLGILTTQVESEAYAADPVLSGAHYMLDYTRFAPNTPFYSAWSNAYWAGIQAAHTGTPAEEAVELAVTQLQNELGDQIVIR, encoded by the coding sequence ATGGTCAAGGTCTTACGTTTGTTGTTGGTGGCCAGTCTGATGCTTTCTGGCATCGCGGTAGCTGCCCAAGAGGATGTCACCATTACCGTACGTTGTGCGGCCAACATCGCCGGCGGCGAAGGTTGGCGGTGCGACAACTTCGCTGCCGTAGAGGAGCAGGTCGAGCAAGAACTCGGGATCAACATCACCCTTAACCTGATTCAGGACAACAAGGCATGGGCGGACTACAAGACGGAGTTCGTGTTGGCCGCTGAGGCTGGCGAAGCGCCCGACATCGTGCTGTCGGGACACGAGGACATCGGCGCATGGGCCGCTGCAGGCCTGATCATGCCGCTGGATGAGCTGATCGCGCAGCATGAGGAATTTGCAGATGTCGTGCCCAATCTGTGGGCGTCGCAGACATACGATGGTGTGATCTACGGCATCCCGCAGGACGCCGAGGCGCGCCCGATCTTCTACAGTAAACTGCTGCTGGCCGATTTGGGCTGGAGTGACGAAGAAATCGAATCCTTGCCCGAACGCGTACGGACGGGCGAATTCACGTTTGAAGATATGCTGGCGACCGCCGAAGAAGCGGTGGCTGAAGGCGTTGTGGAACCCGGCAAGGGCTACTTCCACCGCTGGGGCAACGGCTTCGATTGGCTGCCCTACTACCTCGGTAACGGCGGCGAGATCATGACCGAAGACGGCCAACTGGTCTTCGATCAGGATGCTGCGCTTGCCGCGTATGAGCTGATCGGCAGCTTCGTCAAGCGCGGTGTCACCCCGGAGACGATGATCGGGACCGAGTCGTCGGCGATCTATGCAGAGTTCGCGCCGGCCGACAACGTGATGTTTTATCAGGGCGGTACGTGGCAGTGGGCCGACTGGGCGCGCAACTACGTCGCGGACCTTGGCGGCAACGACTATCTGCTCGAAAACGTCGGTCTCATGTTGTTCCCGGCGATGAATGACGGCGTGCCGCTTTCGCTGACCCACCCGCTGTCGTACATGATCAGCAGCGGCAGCGAGCATCCGGATGTCGCGATTGCGCTTCTGGCGGCGGTCACCACGCCGGACGCCAATAACCGTCACGCCATCGACAGCTTCCACCTCGGCATTCTGACCACGCAGGTCGAGTCCGAGGCGTATGCGGCCGACCCGGTCCTCAGCGGCGCGCACTACATGCTGGACTACACCCGTTTCGCGCCGAACACGCCGTTCTACAGCGCGTGGTCGAACGCTTACTGGGCCGGCATTCAAGCTGCGCACACCGGCACGCCGGCAGAGGAAGCGGTTGAACTGGCGGTTACCCAGCTACAGAACGAACTGGGCGATCAAATCGTCATCCGCTAG
- a CDS encoding sugar ABC transporter permease, with amino-acid sequence MNTSARTRPASARPNLTAYAFLAPVAILVMLFFIIPALLVIYISMTDLATANFTSDVAQMTFIGLKNYETLFKDPFAHKIFFNTVFYVLVTLSLFNVGGALVVSLLTAHINRRAGFFFRALWLLPRLMTSTVYILMWERMVADPPFGILNQLFDVAGYDSVAFNTNHVWTFVILVNGIIGISFGMIIFTSAIESISKDIMNASLVDGSTSMQRIRYVILPLMRWPLLFVLSYQTLSLLTSYEEILLFTNGGPGVYQTEVWALTAFHRALSNYFGNAQWGYGSAFAVVLVIVGIILAVLYLRIFRFRELVSEPKIENL; translated from the coding sequence ATGAACACCTCCGCCCGCACCCGACCTGCGTCGGCGCGGCCGAACCTTACGGCGTACGCATTCCTCGCGCCGGTCGCGATTCTCGTGATGCTGTTCTTCATCATCCCGGCCCTGTTGGTGATTTACATCAGCATGACCGATCTGGCGACAGCAAACTTCACGTCCGATGTCGCTCAAATGACGTTTATCGGCCTGAAGAATTACGAGACCCTGTTCAAGGATCCGTTTGCTCACAAGATCTTCTTCAACACGGTGTTCTATGTGCTCGTGACGCTGTCTTTATTCAACGTTGGCGGCGCACTGGTCGTTTCGCTGCTGACCGCGCACATCAACCGCCGGGCCGGGTTCTTTTTCCGCGCACTGTGGCTGCTGCCGCGCCTGATGACGTCCACAGTCTACATCCTGATGTGGGAGCGAATGGTCGCCGATCCTCCGTTCGGCATTCTCAACCAGCTGTTCGACGTGGCGGGCTACGATTCCGTGGCGTTCAACACCAACCACGTGTGGACATTCGTGATTCTTGTGAACGGGATCATCGGCATCTCGTTTGGCATGATCATCTTCACATCGGCCATCGAGTCGATCTCCAAGGACATCATGAATGCTTCGCTGGTGGATGGATCGACCTCCATGCAGCGCATCCGCTATGTCATCCTGCCGTTGATGCGTTGGCCGCTGTTGTTCGTCCTGAGCTATCAAACATTGTCGCTGTTGACGTCTTATGAAGAGATTCTGTTGTTTACCAACGGCGGCCCGGGCGTGTATCAAACCGAAGTGTGGGCGCTGACGGCGTTCCACCGCGCGCTGTCGAATTACTTCGGCAATGCGCAGTGGGGCTATGGCTCGGCGTTCGCCGTCGTGCTGGTCATCGTCGGCATCATCCTTGCGGTCCTCTACCTGCGTATCTTCCGGTTCCGCGAGCTGGTCTCGGAACCGAAGATCGAGAACCTGTAA